The genomic stretch ATTAAATTGTTTTGGTTTCTTTTTCTTAGCAGACAGCTGCTGCGATTCTTGTAAACTGTTCATCTGGTTGTACTCCCTTGTTAGAACAAATCGTGATTGTATATTGTTTAATAAATATACAACTATAATCATAATAATACAACCTTATATTCATAATATTTTTGGATTATTTATACGAACACATACAAAAAAAGCTAGAATCCTAAGATTCTAGCTTTCCTTTCAGCTACGGAAGAAATCAACTAATGGCTGATAGTCTTTGCGCAAATCTACTTCATTTGGTTCTTCCTGCATTAATTTCTCAGCTAACTGTTCTAGCAGCTCGACATCCTCAGAATCTGTATATTCAACGAAGCGAATGGAATCAAGCCAGTCTTGATAAGAGTGCTTTGCTTTTCCATAGCTGTTGCCGAAGACCAAGCAAGGGGTTTTTGTGAGAATAGAGAAAATCATGGCGTGCAGGCGATCTGTAACAATTAACTTCTTAGAGCTAATAAGATCCAGCATCTCAAGGAAATGCTTCTCACGATCTGCGTAATCAATTGTTGGCACGATATTCTCATCCAGAACGGTATCTGCGCGATCTACAGAGCCGTACTTCTTCGTCCACTCCATTAACTCAGCAACAAATTCTTCTTCCATCACCTTTTCTTTATCTGCGCGAAGGAAAAACATGACACCTTCGCGTTCTTTTTGGCGAGGTACATAATCGAGTGACATAACCATATCCGGTGTATAAATTACTTTTGAATCAAATGTCTGTCTCACAATATCAAGCGTTTGATTCTCTCTGGCAGCGATTGTCAGATTCTTATTCTGATGATACGCATCCTGCGTTTTCTTCTTCTCCTGCTCGCCATGCTCGTTATCCTCAAAGAATACAGACTGCGGCATGGAAATAGACTTGTAATCCTTGAAAGCAGCGAATACTTTGCGGCGATCTTCTTCTATATCTAAATACAGACTGCCAAGGTTGCCTCCGCCAGTAAACATTACAATATCATCTTCTTGAATAATCTTTTTAACAGTTTCAATTCCTTCATCTGTCGCATAGTCCATGATCTCGATGTATTCGTAATATGGGAAACGGCTTGTGATGAACTGTTCAATGCTGTATGCAATTGCTTGGTCACCTATATTTGTGTAGCTTGGTGAACCGAATAAGAATACCTTGCGCTTATCATTTGTGAATGCCTCTGTAGAAACGTTCGGACCGATACCTTTTGCTAATTTATTTGTATCTATTGCTTGTATTGTCATAATTTATAACCTCCTGCAGCTTCTTTTGTTATTATTCCATTCCCCAAAACAAAAGAATTTATGCTTAATAGGAGTTTCAATTTCTACCATTTGTACAGAAAGCAAGTTTATGTTGTTTCCTCTTTACCTTCTGATGCATTTGTATAAATAAAGTACCCTACTTTGGTCGGGTGATCCAATATTTGCTGACTGGCATCGTATTTCATCAAACTGCGGAAAACCAGCCAATCGCCGATACCACCTGCAGTCAATATGACAGAAACGGCAAGCAGCATGCCGCTTCCAATGATATAAGCAAGCAGCAGCGGCAGCAGACCTGTCAAAATAACAGGCATCAGCAGCGCAATACGATATGCCCTTAACCGAATCGGTACTTTGCAATGCGCATAAGCAATACCTTGTTTCCAACTAACACCATACTCAACTTGTTTTAGCTTTACTTTTCCGAAACAAATAAATCCGATACCGTGTAAAAATTCATGCAGAACAATTCCCAGACCTGTGAGTACAAAAAACACAGCACATCCAGTTAGGGTTATGTAAATCTCCATTCCATGAATCATGAAGTAAATAAAACTAGCTGCTAGCATCAATCCAAATGTCAGAAGTGCTGCGTGTTTCTGGAGTTTTTGCATATCAAATAATATCTCTTGCCTGTGCATGCCCAGTACCTCTCCTCTTTGGTATTTGTACCAACTATCTTATGCTGGCGGTTTTGAAAGCAATGCTGACTGGTAATGCTGTTATATGAAAGGAGCTGCATGATGCCAGGTTTTATACACGATAATATCATTGTCCTCGTCCGGATAGTCACCATCGTTCCACTTATGCTTTTCATAACATTATACATGGGTAAACGCGCAATTGGAGAAATGCCTGTATTTGATTTTTTGATTGTTGTTATATTGGGTGCCGTTGTCGGCGCAGATATTGCTGATCCTGCGATACATCATCTGCCTACAGCAGTAGCTATTGTGGCCATTGGCTTATTCCAAAAAGCTATCGGCAAGTGGAAAATCTCCAATCGGACAGTTGGACGACTGCTCACCTTTAATCCAACAGTTGTAATAAAAGATGGCGTTTTTATTTATGAAAATATGAAAAAGATCCAATACTCTATTGATAACGTTTTATTCATGCTTCGCCAAAAAGATGTCTTTGCTATCAGCGACGTGCAGCTCGCCATTGTTGAGCCGAATGGGACAATCAGTGTGCTAAAAGCCTCCAACGAGAAACAGCGCAACCCAGTCATGTCGTATTCTGCCATTGTAGAGGGTAATATTGAACGAGAAGTCCTTGCTTATCTTCAATTGGATGAGACGTGGCTTCGAGCACAGCTGGCAGACAGAGGAATCATCGGGTTGAATCAAGTCTTTTATGCTTCCATCTCTTCTGACTTGAAAATTCATGTCAGTCTGAAAGAGAACAACATGCAATCCCCACCATTAAAGCATTAATTACACAAAAGAGAAGGGATTTCCTTCTGTAAATGAAAAAACATAAGAGAGCACTACCTTGCTAAGGCAGTGCTCTCTTATGAGTATTATGCTTCTGCAATTTTCATTTTCGGTTTCTTTCCTGCAGCTTTCTTCTCTTTTATTGTCCAACCTGTTATACCATACAGCAGGGTAAACAATGGCGTAATGAAAGCGAGAAAACAGAATGGCAAATAAGTGACCGTTGCAATACCAAGTGCACCCGCAGTGTAGATTCCTCCACCGGTCCAAGGTACTAATGGTGAACTAAGCGTTCCGGTATCTTCCAGAATACGAGACAAGTTCTCTGGCTCCAAATTCAGTCGTTCAAATATCGGACGCATTAATGTTCCGCCCATAACAGTAGAGAAGTACACGGTACCACCCAAAATGAGCGTCAAATAACTAACCGCTAGTGTCACAACTGTGAGGACGCCAGTATGTTTAATTTTAGAAGCAAATGATGCGATCAGTGCTTCCAGTACACCAGCATCCGCTAATAGACCGCCTAATCCAAGTGCGAATAAGAATAATGCAATCAATTCCAGCATACTAGTCAATCCGCCTCGCATTAGCAGCGTATCGACAATCGGAATGCCTGATTCTACTGCATATCCACTATAAAACGTTGTAAGTGTCTCAGCAAAACCAAACCCTTGATAGAAGACTGCGATTAAACCGCCAACTGCTGCACCAACAAAGATAGATGGAATAGCTGGCTTTTTCATGACAAGCAAAGTGATCAGCACAATAATCGGAAGCAGTGGCAAGATACCTAAGTTGAAGTTATCAGCCAGATAAGCTGTCAGCTGATTAACACTTGCCGAATCTGCTCCTGCTCCATTATAACGCAAGCCGATAAACAAGAAGATACCAGCTGTAATGAGATAAGATGGCACTGTTGTCCATAGCAAATGCTTAATATGCTTGAACAGATCCCCGCCTGTCACAGCAGGTGCTAAATTTGTAGTATCTGATAACGGAGACATTTTATCCCCAAAGAAAGCTCCGCTGACAATTGCACCGCCTGTCAATCCTACCGGAATACCAAGCGCCGTACCGACACCCATCATTGCAACACCCGCTGTACCTACTGTTCCCCAACTAGTACCTGTAGAGACAGAGACAAGCGAACAGAACAATAGTGTTGTTACTAAGAAGAACTGCGGTGTTATTGCCTGCACACCATAATAGATTAATGTTGGCACTGTTCCGGAGGCAATCCATGCACCGATTAAAACGCCGACGGTCAAAAGAATAACACCAGGCATCAATGCTCTTCCCATTGCCTTTGTCATGGATTTTTCGATTTGCTTATACGTAAATCCAAGTTTTAGCATATATGGGATGATGACCAGCATGCTCATGAACATCAGTATTTGAATCGGTGCATCAAAAGCTAAAATTCCTACGGATACCACTGCCACAACAGATAAAATCATCATCATTGCGTACAGAAACGACGGTTTTCTAATATCGGTTTCCAACAAACCACTCCCTTGAGGTTGTTTTTATACTGAACGAGCTTATTTTCTAAGCATAACTTTGTTCTTATTCCCGCACAGTCATTTTTCAAACTTACCCTTACTATGTTACAGGACTTTGCTTTTATCGGAAAATGCCATAATACTGGTATGAGCCGAATGAGATTGCCTTATTCCTCCAGACAGTCACTTAATCGATAACATGCTTAAATATGCTCCAATATGTTGCCGTATCTTCCCTATAAGAGACATGTTCACTTTTTGGAAGATCAAAAATGCCCCGCAGAAATATCTGCAGGGCATTTTCTTAGATAGAGCAGTTATCATCTTTGCATACGCCAGTATCAGCGGATCCAAAGTTTTGAAACTTCGGCTGTTCGTGCTCTTCTTTCCATACTTGATTAATTGCCCCGACAAATGTCTCCATCGGCTGTGCACCAGAGATCGTATATTTGTCATTAAAGATAAAGAAAGGAACACCAGTTATTCCATACTGCTGCGCCAGTCTTTCATCAGTTCGTACTTCATCTAAGTGAAGCGACTCATTGTCAAGCACCTTAGCAGCAGCGTCTCGGTCTAATCCAGAAGCTTCGGCGATAGCAAGAAGTGTTTCTTTCTCACTAAGGTTCTTCGATTCTGTAAAATACGCATAAAGCAAGTTATCCGTAATCTCTTTCTCTTTCCCTAGCGTTTCAGCAAACTTGGCCAAGCGATGGGCTTGAAGTGTATTTGTCGGCTTCATTTCCTCAAAATTAAATGTAAGGCCAACTTCGGCAGCATGCTGCCCAATTTGTTCATTATTCATTTTGGCCTGTTCAATTGTCATACCGTATTTCTCTGCAAGCGCCTCATGAATGCTCTTTCCATTGTAGACACCAGCATTCGGGTCCAGCTCAAAGGCTTTGAATACTACTTCCACTTGATCTCTGTGCTCGAATTTCTCCAGCGCAAGCTCCAGCTTTTGTTTCCCTATATAACAAAAAGGACAGACATAATCTGACCATACTTCTATTTTCATTAAGACACCCCTTTTTCACAATAAAATGATTTTAGCACAGAGCTAAAACTCCACAAACATAATTGCTCACGTTTCATCTATACGAACGTTGGTAAAAATAGGTACGATACAGAAATTGTTAAACTGAAGGAAGAAAACACGATTAATAAGTTAATGAACAGCGGAGATCAGGCCAGGTATGGTGTGAAACTGAACGGAAAAGGCAGCTATAAGTTTTATAATAGATGATCATCGTCTTACGTTATTGCTTGTTCTGAGCGTCATCATATGGATGCATAACTTTATCCTCTTGTTAGAAAAAAGGATATCTCTTATACTAATTCCCTAAGTTGCTAACGACTGGAGGAAATACAATGATTACGATACAAAAGCAAGCTGCTCCAAGCCAAAAACAAGCCTATTTACTACGCGATAGCAATGGGGAACGTCAATTAATAAACAAGCAAGTTATTAAAATTCTTGCTGATGCAAAGAGCACCGGAAATCTTTTTGGACTGGTGCAGATTACTGGCAGTAAAGGAGAAGAATCACCTCTTCACCTGCATCATACACAGCATGAAGCAATCTATGTAACGGATGGGTTACTTCAGTTAACAATTAATAATAAAAAGCACATGCTTGCTTCCGGTGACTATGCCCATCTTCCTGCCGGCACAGTACACCAATATGTTTTATTACGAAATCGTACAAAGTTCTATTCCTTCACCACCGGAGGCTATCATGCAGACCTATATCGTGAACTTGGGGAAACACATGCATATATGGAGCCACTAACCGGAACTGCCACCTCTTCTATTACATCGAAGGAATTAGACAAGCTAGATGATTTTGATATCCGCCTTGTCGACGAATCGATGCAAGGACCGCAAGCTATTGTCCTGCAAGAGGGAGGAGAATTGCCAGATACCAGTACTCCTTATGTCATAGAAGCCGGCGCCGGGGAAGGCATGCTAGCCGCCGACCAGCTGTTCACATTTCTTGCAACACAAGCAACTACTGACGAACAGTTTCTTGCTTTGACGACAGAAGGTTACCCCGGTGAAGCCATTCCTCCCCATTACCACGAAAAGCACACCGAATGCTTCCTTTGTCTCGAAGGGCGAATGACCATGTGGGCAGGCGACGAAGAATTTCATTTGGAGAAGGGCGACTTCCTTCACGTCCCAGCTAACACAGAGCATTCTTTCAAGCTGGACAGTCCTTACACAAAGTTCATTGGGTTTCTTGCGTCCGGTCTATTTGAGCAGTTTTTCCGTCTTCTTGGAGAACCATATGCATATAGTGAACTACCTAAGCAGCCCGGTGCATTCTCTTTTCAGCGCGTGTTGGAAAACATCGATGAATTAGATCTTAAATTCCCCCAGAGGTAACGAAAATGCTGTCCGTCGCGGACAGCATTTCTCATTAATCTACAAGCTCATGCACCCATACACGCATCTCGCCAAATCCTCGATTTCCCCATGCAAAGTACGGAATAGCTCGAATCGTTCTATGTGTTGCTTCAGGTGCATTCGTCTGATATAGGTTTTCCGTCCTCGTAATTCGACGCGCATCTGCTCCTAGTGTAACGACGCCGTTCAGGAAGTTTTCGTCGTTTTCTGTCTTGAAAGCAACTTGGCGCGGGAGGCGAAGTCCAGCCAGATTATTGCCGTTGTCTATCTCCTCTAAACAATATACAATTGGACCTCGCTGAAGTGCCACCTGCCCTTGATTCATCCCTGCTTTCGAATTGCTATAGACTCGCTCTACAGGCATCGGGAGCAGCAATTCAATCTGATCCCCTATTTTCCATGTTCGATCTAGCACCAGGTATCCACTCTGCAAGTCATCGACAGAAATAGCTTCACGATTCACAGATGCAGATACACCACTGCTCCATCCAGGGATACGAAACGCTAGCTTAAAGGCTCCTTCTGTTTCTACTGTAATGGTTAGTTTGCCATCCCAAGGGTACTGATGCATTTGCGTCAGTTTTACTTGCGTCTTCCCAACGTTTGCTGCCACATTTCCCGCCATATACAGATGCGTATAAAGGGTGTCCCCAGTCGTTGTATAAGCATAATCTTCAATTGATGCAATCATTCGTGCTAAATTCGGCGGACAGCAGGCGCATGCATACCATTTCTGTCGCTCTTGCTTAACATGCTCTTGATCTTTACGCCCTGTCTGGTACGCATTTACTTCTAAAGGATTCACGTAGAAAAATCGCTTCCCGTCCAAGTCCATGCCGCTGATTGTTCCATTATAAATCGCTCGCTCCAGTACGTCGGCATACTTGCGGTCTGGCGCAAGCTCGAGCATTTTCTTTGCCCAGAATACAAGACCAATGGATGCGCACGTTTCACAGTACATACTGTCATTTGGCAGATCGTATGCATCTGTAAACGCTTCTCCGTTCACAGCCGATCCAAGTCCAGCAGTAATGTACAACTTCCGCTTTGTCACATCATCCCATAGCTTGTCACAAATCTCCCGCAACTGATTATCATCTGTCCGTTGGGCCAAGTCAGCCATCGCTGTATATAAATACATTGCCCGCACAACATGACCGACTGCTTCTTCCTGCTCCCGCACCGGCTTATGCGCCTGCATGTAAGCATACCCAAGCCCAAAATTCGTATGATCATCATTCCACGTCTTAGGCCGATTCACCGCCTGCCGCTGTTCCTTTTCGATATCAAAATAATGCGGCTGCTGTCCTCTCTGCTCAATAAAGTAAACAGCCAGATCAAGATGTTCCCGCTTACCCGTCACATCATATAGACGAAGCAATGCCAGCTCAATTTCCGGATGACCTGGATAGCCTTGCAGCTTACCATCTTCATCTCCGAATACTTGCTGAATGAGCTGTACATACTTTTCCATCACATCTAAAAAGGCACGCTTGCCAGTTGTTTGATAATAAGCAACTGCCGCCTCAATCAAATGCCCCGCACAGTACAACTCGTGGTTATCGCGCAAGTTAGACCAACGGTGATCGGGTTCGACAAGCATATAATACGTATTCAGATAACCATCTTCCGCCTGCGCTCTTTCCAGTAAAGCAATTACATCATCAGCTGTCTTTTCTAAATTTGCATTCGGAAAGCTCCGCAAGCTGTATGCAACTGTTTCCAGCCATTTCGCCACATCACTATCCTGAAATACGGTTCCGAAAAATTCTCCCTCTGCTTCTCCAGCCGCAATTCGGAAATTCTCAATCGCATGACTCGGAACAGTATCTGGCAATTCATCATTCAATGCTTTCCATTGATACGGGATAACCTGCTCGGCCACGATTCGCTTATAGTTTCGCCAAAAAGCATCCGTCACCGTTACGTTGTTCGACTTTTCCACACCTGCATGTATCGGTTCATTCAAGATTGGCAGCCCCTTTCAAAATTCACTCACCGTTATCATTTAAGCGTTTTCAAAAGCTAGCTTATCATCTAAAATAAAAGCTATATACTATAGAATTGAACTTTTATTTTCATTATTTCAACCAAAAGGTGGCGCTGTTATGAAAAGTACTTCCTTCTTATCCATGCTAACACCTCCCCTTCCTTATTTCTTAGAAGGAAACCTGACTATTTTCCGCAAAGGCCAGCGGCATCCTGCCCGGAAACAGCTCGGTTTCTTTGATGTGTTAGTCGTAAAAGAAGGTGCGCTATACATTGGAGAAGAGACAGAGCGCTGGCCGATAGGTGCCGGAGAAGCTCTCATCCTGGAGCCAGCCAAGTTTCATTACCCTACTGCTGCATGTGAAGAAGATACCGCGTTTTATTGGCTGCATATGCAAACACCCGCCACATGGCAAGAACAAGAAATGTGCGAACCAATCCCAACTGACCAGCATATTTCATCTCTTCATTACCACACGAGCAATACGACCATTCATTTACCAAAACACCAACACTTATCTCATCCAGAAGAACTGTATCTAACAATTGAGCGCTTGTTACAATCAACGATTCAAGCGCGATCCTTTGGCTTTTGGGAAACACAGCAGCTGTTTATGCAAGTATTGCAGCATCTCTCCTACTCACCAATGCCACAACAGGCTTCCTTGCAGCTGGCGGAACGGGTTGAAATGTATATAAAACAACACTACATGAAGCATATCACCAATGCGACGCTCGCTTCACACTTCCATGTACATGAGAACTATTTAGCACGATGCATGAAGCAAGCATTTCATTGCACACCGCTCACTTACTTAGCAGCTTACCGATTGCATCAAGCACGCTTGCTTCTGCTGAAGACAGATTGGCCGCTACAGAAGATTGCTGAGGAAGTTGGATTCTCAAGACAGGGGTATTTCTCAACTTGCTTTAAACAAGTGTACGGTATAGCACCGAGTGATTATCGAAGGAACATGCTGCGAAGGTAAGGATTTGGAGCGTTGCATGATGATTTACAACTTTACCTTCATCCAATATGGCAGTGGGCTCTTCGTGTAGCGTTCTTTCTTCTGACACAGTCACGCTGGAAAATCAGACGTGCTGTATAACATAATTGCTGTATCTGTATTTTGAAGTACTTCATTGAGTAAGAAGTACTTCATGTGCTTGCGTGCTCGCTGCTTATGTTTTAAATCTCGCTCTTTCGGGATGAAAAAGCAATTAAGATAATGCCGACTAAAAGAAGCGCAATCCCTGCCCAAGAAAGAATAGCTAATTCCTCGCCAACTAGCACCACACCTAGCACTGCAGCGGTAAGCGGTTCTGCCAATGACAGAGTAACAGCAGAAGATGCTGGCACCTTCTTGAGTCCGCTCGAAAACAAGAAGTACGCAATTGCAGTCGTAATCAGTCCTAAATGCAAACTCACCGCTATCCCGCTAGGTTGCAGGATCCAATTCATATTAAAAAGGAAAAGAAACGGAACGAGTAAAACTGCTCCAAGGATAAAGATAACAGCAGTTGCTTCAAGCGAGCTTTTGTTTTGAACAATCTTGCTGCTTAGCAGGGTATAGCCCGCAAATGCTAATCCCGCTCCCAAGGCCAGCACGATTCCAACTGGTTGTATCGTTACAGATTCACCCGTCAAAAACAGCAGTAAACAACCACAGATGGATAATAATGTAGCTGCCCACCATACTATCGCAGGCCGTTTGTTTAAGAATACTGCTTCTAAGAGTCCAGAAAAAATCGGCGCGCTGCCAATACCAATCACTGTACCTACTGCTACACCTGTCTGCTGCACCGCCGAAAAGAACAGCGGCTGATAACACGCCATGCTAAAAGCAGCCAGCAGCGTCAGCCGGACTGGCCAACCTTTTCGATGAAACTGTCCAAAGATCAGCAAAACCACGAGCAAACAAATACCACCTATCGCCAACCTCACGCTACCAACTGCAATTGGATGGGCAGCAGCTGGTGCAAAAGTTTGAGCTGTTCCGGTTGTTCCCCACAGCATCGCAGCAAGTAAAACAAATAATGGAGCCAGTCTAGTGACCATTTGCAAACCTCCTTCTCCACCTTAACTGTATCAAACTATTGTTCACAGACACATTAAGCTTC from Terribacillus sp. DMT04 encodes the following:
- a CDS encoding AraC family transcriptional regulator; the encoded protein is MKSTSFLSMLTPPLPYFLEGNLTIFRKGQRHPARKQLGFFDVLVVKEGALYIGEETERWPIGAGEALILEPAKFHYPTAACEEDTAFYWLHMQTPATWQEQEMCEPIPTDQHISSLHYHTSNTTIHLPKHQHLSHPEELYLTIERLLQSTIQARSFGFWETQQLFMQVLQHLSYSPMPQQASLQLAERVEMYIKQHYMKHITNATLASHFHVHENYLARCMKQAFHCTPLTYLAAYRLHQARLLLLKTDWPLQKIAEEVGFSRQGYFSTCFKQVYGIAPSDYRRNMLRR
- the nhaC gene encoding Na+/H+ antiporter NhaC — encoded protein: METDIRKPSFLYAMMMILSVVAVVSVGILAFDAPIQILMFMSMLVIIPYMLKLGFTYKQIEKSMTKAMGRALMPGVILLTVGVLIGAWIASGTVPTLIYYGVQAITPQFFLVTTLLFCSLVSVSTGTSWGTVGTAGVAMMGVGTALGIPVGLTGGAIVSGAFFGDKMSPLSDTTNLAPAVTGGDLFKHIKHLLWTTVPSYLITAGIFLFIGLRYNGAGADSASVNQLTAYLADNFNLGILPLLPIIVLITLLVMKKPAIPSIFVGAAVGGLIAVFYQGFGFAETLTTFYSGYAVESGIPIVDTLLMRGGLTSMLELIALFLFALGLGGLLADAGVLEALIASFASKIKHTGVLTVVTLAVSYLTLILGGTVYFSTVMGGTLMRPIFERLNLEPENLSRILEDTGTLSSPLVPWTGGGIYTAGALGIATVTYLPFCFLAFITPLFTLLYGITGWTIKEKKAAGKKPKMKIAEA
- a CDS encoding polysaccharide pyruvyl transferase family protein encodes the protein MTIQAIDTNKLAKGIGPNVSTEAFTNDKRKVFLFGSPSYTNIGDQAIAYSIEQFITSRFPYYEYIEIMDYATDEGIETVKKIIQEDDIVMFTGGGNLGSLYLDIEEDRRKVFAAFKDYKSISMPQSVFFEDNEHGEQEKKKTQDAYHQNKNLTIAARENQTLDIVRQTFDSKVIYTPDMVMSLDYVPRQKEREGVMFFLRADKEKVMEEEFVAELMEWTKKYGSVDRADTVLDENIVPTIDYADREKHFLEMLDLISSKKLIVTDRLHAMIFSILTKTPCLVFGNSYGKAKHSYQDWLDSIRFVEYTDSEDVELLEQLAEKLMQEEPNEVDLRKDYQPLVDFFRS
- a CDS encoding EamA family transporter; this encodes MVTRLAPLFVLLAAMLWGTTGTAQTFAPAAAHPIAVGSVRLAIGGICLLVVLLIFGQFHRKGWPVRLTLLAAFSMACYQPLFFSAVQQTGVAVGTVIGIGSAPIFSGLLEAVFLNKRPAIVWWAATLLSICGCLLLFLTGESVTIQPVGIVLALGAGLAFAGYTLLSSKIVQNKSSLEATAVIFILGAVLLVPFLFLFNMNWILQPSGIAVSLHLGLITTAIAYFLFSSGLKKVPASSAVTLSLAEPLTAAVLGVVLVGEELAILSWAGIALLLVGIILIAFSSRKSEI
- a CDS encoding DUF421 domain-containing protein; the encoded protein is MPGFIHDNIIVLVRIVTIVPLMLFITLYMGKRAIGEMPVFDFLIVVILGAVVGADIADPAIHHLPTAVAIVAIGLFQKAIGKWKISNRTVGRLLTFNPTVVIKDGVFIYENMKKIQYSIDNVLFMLRQKDVFAISDVQLAIVEPNGTISVLKASNEKQRNPVMSYSAIVEGNIEREVLAYLQLDETWLRAQLADRGIIGLNQVFYASISSDLKIHVSLKENNMQSPPLKH
- a CDS encoding glycoside hydrolase family 127 protein — translated: MNEPIHAGVEKSNNVTVTDAFWRNYKRIVAEQVIPYQWKALNDELPDTVPSHAIENFRIAAGEAEGEFFGTVFQDSDVAKWLETVAYSLRSFPNANLEKTADDVIALLERAQAEDGYLNTYYMLVEPDHRWSNLRDNHELYCAGHLIEAAVAYYQTTGKRAFLDVMEKYVQLIQQVFGDEDGKLQGYPGHPEIELALLRLYDVTGKREHLDLAVYFIEQRGQQPHYFDIEKEQRQAVNRPKTWNDDHTNFGLGYAYMQAHKPVREQEEAVGHVVRAMYLYTAMADLAQRTDDNQLREICDKLWDDVTKRKLYITAGLGSAVNGEAFTDAYDLPNDSMYCETCASIGLVFWAKKMLELAPDRKYADVLERAIYNGTISGMDLDGKRFFYVNPLEVNAYQTGRKDQEHVKQERQKWYACACCPPNLARMIASIEDYAYTTTGDTLYTHLYMAGNVAANVGKTQVKLTQMHQYPWDGKLTITVETEGAFKLAFRIPGWSSGVSASVNREAISVDDLQSGYLVLDRTWKIGDQIELLLPMPVERVYSNSKAGMNQGQVALQRGPIVYCLEEIDNGNNLAGLRLPRQVAFKTENDENFLNGVVTLGADARRITRTENLYQTNAPEATHRTIRAIPYFAWGNRGFGEMRVWVHELVD
- a CDS encoding DUF3267 domain-containing protein, with protein sequence MHRQEILFDMQKLQKHAALLTFGLMLAASFIYFMIHGMEIYITLTGCAVFFVLTGLGIVLHEFLHGIGFICFGKVKLKQVEYGVSWKQGIAYAHCKVPIRLRAYRIALLMPVILTGLLPLLLAYIIGSGMLLAVSVILTAGGIGDWLVFRSLMKYDASQQILDHPTKVGYFIYTNASEGKEETT
- a CDS encoding DsbA family oxidoreductase, with product MKIEVWSDYVCPFCYIGKQKLELALEKFEHRDQVEVVFKAFELDPNAGVYNGKSIHEALAEKYGMTIEQAKMNNEQIGQHAAEVGLTFNFEEMKPTNTLQAHRLAKFAETLGKEKEITDNLLYAYFTESKNLSEKETLLAIAEASGLDRDAAAKVLDNESLHLDEVRTDERLAQQYGITGVPFFIFNDKYTISGAQPMETFVGAINQVWKEEHEQPKFQNFGSADTGVCKDDNCSI
- a CDS encoding quercetin 2,3-dioxygenase, which codes for MITIQKQAAPSQKQAYLLRDSNGERQLINKQVIKILADAKSTGNLFGLVQITGSKGEESPLHLHHTQHEAIYVTDGLLQLTINNKKHMLASGDYAHLPAGTVHQYVLLRNRTKFYSFTTGGYHADLYRELGETHAYMEPLTGTATSSITSKELDKLDDFDIRLVDESMQGPQAIVLQEGGELPDTSTPYVIEAGAGEGMLAADQLFTFLATQATTDEQFLALTTEGYPGEAIPPHYHEKHTECFLCLEGRMTMWAGDEEFHLEKGDFLHVPANTEHSFKLDSPYTKFIGFLASGLFEQFFRLLGEPYAYSELPKQPGAFSFQRVLENIDELDLKFPQR